Proteins encoded in a region of the Candidatus Poribacteria bacterium genome:
- a CDS encoding four helix bundle protein produces the protein MQNFKNLEVWKKSHALTLSVYESTSQFPREEIYGLTSQIRRACASIPTNIAEGSGRESAADFARFLQIAVGSASETEYLVLLARDLKYITAAQYTELIGTTIRVKKMLIALLKRVRASSLSHLYCWI, from the coding sequence TTGCAGAATTTCAAAAACTTAGAAGTGTGGAAAAAATCTCATGCATTAACATTAAGTGTATATGAATCAACATCCCAGTTCCCCCGCGAAGAGATATATGGATTGACAAGCCAAATTCGTCGAGCCTGTGCATCCATACCGACCAATATAGCTGAAGGGAGCGGGAGAGAAAGTGCAGCTGATTTCGCTCGTTTTCTTCAAATAGCAGTCGGATCCGCAAGCGAAACCGAGTATCTTGTTCTACTCGCTCGCGATCTGAAATACATCACCGCAGCACAGTACACCGAATTAATAGGGACAACGATTCGCGTGAAGAAAATGCTTATCGCTTTACTAAAGCGTGTCAGAGCTAGTAGTCTGTCACATTTATATTGCTGGATATAA